In Saccharomonospora marina XMU15, one genomic interval encodes:
- a CDS encoding non-ribosomal peptide synthetase: MSQQLPAQTCELTSAQEGLLRPDQYDPHARTFDVVQAVVALPPGLSADDLRKAAAGLMAERPELFARLGHDTTGRPVRGVVPGAPLPWTEHPEVDVDEVAAVEWERGFDVEVGGEPLLRFALARAEGDGSALILTAHRAVLDTVGLHCLLTGLLAGDPGASAAPPDTVVARTAADADADVDVWRSELAGPPEPCFLGRHVDAAARHSEALPICLTSDTAERLAALAAGLSTSTSAVYQGIWAVVCARLTGRQDVVIGMGDNDLPLRVTVGAQSGASEVIHSVARFHERVAGHLDISGPALRRVTGVQSELFDTAVVVDDCRWDEGVRLRQSTHHAITVIARTGRATPVLELVYRTDRFTASEARAAADLLARAVQAVTDEPGVLVCDIDWLGDELRRELVVDYNETTASLPEGTLHSLFAAQAARTPDAVALHCEGRTLTYAALDAAANGLAHTLTQLGVRPGDSVALYQGRSLEYVMAVLAVLKCGAAYVPLDPRQPADRLRWMIEDTGVGIVLTDPDTDEVPFAGVTRVLAVQDVVTTAAHGQRTGPELEVHPDEVAYVMYTSGSSGRPKGVATTHRNVVELALDPCWAGGRHSTVLAYSPLAFDSSTYELWVPLLRGGRAIILPSQEIDSRELARTIEQQGVTALYFTTALFDAIAQESPHSLATVQEVWTGGDVLSTVALRRVLDACPDTTVVHVYGPTETTVFCSYESFGPDRRTATELTLGVPMANTAMYVLDAELRPAPPGVVAELYVAGTHLARGYVNRPGLTAERFVANPFGPPGSRMYRTGDLVRWRRDGLFEFVGRADQQVKLRGFRIEPGEIEAALLGADGVGQAVVVVREDRPGDKRLVGYVVGTEGASVDAGALRRAVAMALPDYMVPSAVVVLDCLPLTAHGKLDRAALPVPRLEGEEDGRVPRTATEETLCSLFADVLDVGRVSIDDDFFHLGGHSLLATRLVSRIRKALDTDVTMRDVFAHTTVAEIAAVIAERASSRRPELVAMRRPKRIPLSFAQRRLWFLGELEGASATYNIPLSIRLRGGLDPQALRLALQDVLGRHECLRTVYRLDEQEPYQYVRPVADVALTLPVVAVGEGVLAARLAELAACTFDLANDLPVRAHLLRVAEDDHVLLLVVHHIASDGWSNGPLLRDLALAYEARLEGRAADWEPLPVQYVDYTLWQRELLGAVKDPQSLAARQLGYWRDVLAGLPEEVTLQSARPSPATASYRGARVSAQLSAQVHEQLQSLARESGASLFMAVHAATAAVLTRSGAGTDVPVGSPVTGRTDPALDDMVGFFVNTLVLRTDTSGDPSFLELLARVRETDLGAWAHQDLPFDLLVEELNPQRSAARHPFFQIMLTLGDSITPAPELVGMTAEVTEAPLDTARFDLTVNFLERRTPGGPGGVELRIDYAADRYDAETVQAFADRIIRFLEAAVADPSRPIGDLDILDAAEWRRVIEPVTGDLSPRSHTTLPAVISGHAATIPDAAAVVLGERCLSYAELEEYANRFAHRLVEVGVGSETRVALLLGRSLEVPVSILAILKAGGAYVPVDTDYPKARIQQILTAASASIVVTARDMTGLDLPEGITALPAPELNGFSPGGTQTPAPDVDIHPDQLACTVFTSGSTGIPKGVGNTHRNIVDLSLDQAFATGAHDRMLQHSPLTFDVLAYEMWVPLLVGGTVIVAPPGDLDAISVEQLIAEFRVRSLWLTAGLFHVMAEENPSGFAGLQEVWTGGDVVAPAAARRVMEHCPGTTVVNGYGPTETTVFATCYPLPRNTVYQGSLPIGLPLDNTGTYTLDDALRPVPAGVVGELYIGGPGLARGYVNRPGLTAERFVANPFGPPGSRMYRTGDLVRWRRDGLFEFVGRADQQVKLRGFRIEPGEIEAALLGADGVGQAVVVVREDRPGDKRLVGYVVGTEGASVDAGALRRAVAMALPDYMVPSAVVVLDCLPLTAHGKLDRAALPVPRLEGEEDGRVPRTATEETLCSLFADVLDVGRVSIDDDFFHLGGHSLLATRLVSRIRKALDTDVTVRDIFEAPTVAELAERVSRAKPSRRPKLASLRRTGASS, encoded by the coding sequence ATGTCCCAGCAGCTCCCTGCGCAGACCTGTGAACTGACTTCGGCCCAGGAGGGCCTGCTGCGACCCGACCAGTACGATCCCCACGCCCGCACGTTCGACGTGGTCCAGGCCGTGGTTGCCCTGCCGCCAGGTCTTTCGGCGGACGATCTCCGGAAGGCGGCTGCCGGGCTGATGGCCGAACGTCCGGAACTGTTCGCTCGTCTTGGCCACGACACGACCGGAAGGCCGGTGCGCGGGGTGGTGCCCGGCGCACCCCTGCCGTGGACCGAACACCCGGAGGTCGACGTCGACGAGGTGGCGGCCGTGGAATGGGAACGCGGGTTCGACGTCGAGGTCGGCGGGGAGCCGCTGCTTCGTTTCGCCTTGGCCAGGGCCGAAGGCGACGGCAGTGCGCTGATCCTGACCGCACACCGGGCGGTTCTCGACACTGTCGGGCTACATTGCCTGCTCACCGGCCTACTCGCCGGTGATCCCGGGGCGTCCGCCGCGCCGCCGGACACCGTTGTGGCTCGCACAGCTGCCGACGCCGATGCCGATGTGGACGTGTGGCGCTCCGAGCTGGCCGGTCCCCCCGAGCCATGCTTTCTGGGCAGGCACGTCGATGCCGCCGCCCGGCACAGCGAGGCGCTGCCCATCTGCTTGACGAGTGATACCGCCGAGCGCCTGGCGGCGCTCGCCGCCGGGCTCAGCACGTCCACGTCAGCCGTCTACCAAGGCATCTGGGCGGTCGTCTGTGCTCGGCTCACGGGGCGTCAGGACGTCGTGATCGGCATGGGTGACAACGACCTGCCGTTGAGGGTCACCGTGGGGGCCCAATCCGGGGCAAGCGAGGTCATCCATTCCGTCGCACGCTTCCATGAGCGCGTGGCGGGTCACCTCGACATCTCCGGGCCCGCCCTGCGCCGCGTCACGGGTGTCCAGTCGGAGTTGTTCGACACCGCCGTCGTAGTTGACGACTGCCGCTGGGACGAGGGCGTACGGCTGCGGCAGTCGACCCACCACGCGATCACTGTAATCGCGCGCACCGGTAGGGCCACTCCAGTCCTCGAACTCGTCTACCGCACCGACCGGTTCACCGCGAGCGAGGCCCGGGCGGCGGCCGACCTGCTGGCCCGCGCGGTGCAGGCCGTCACCGACGAGCCCGGGGTGCTCGTCTGCGATATCGACTGGCTCGGCGACGAACTGCGCCGCGAGCTGGTGGTCGACTACAACGAGACCACCGCCTCCCTGCCCGAGGGCACCCTGCACTCACTGTTCGCAGCCCAAGCCGCCCGCACCCCCGACGCCGTCGCCCTGCACTGCGAGGGACGCACGCTCACCTATGCCGCCCTCGACGCGGCAGCGAACGGCCTCGCGCACACCCTGACCCAGCTCGGCGTGCGCCCGGGCGACTCGGTGGCGCTCTACCAGGGTCGCTCGCTCGAATACGTCATGGCGGTCCTGGCCGTACTCAAGTGCGGCGCGGCATACGTGCCCCTGGACCCCCGCCAGCCCGCGGACCGACTTCGGTGGATGATCGAGGACACCGGTGTGGGAATCGTCCTCACCGATCCTGACACGGACGAGGTCCCGTTCGCCGGTGTGACCCGTGTACTGGCTGTTCAGGACGTCGTGACCACCGCGGCCCACGGGCAGCGGACCGGGCCCGAACTGGAGGTCCACCCCGACGAGGTGGCGTATGTGATGTACACCTCCGGATCAAGCGGCAGGCCCAAGGGCGTCGCCACCACACATCGCAACGTGGTCGAGCTTGCCCTCGACCCGTGCTGGGCCGGCGGGCGGCACAGCACGGTACTCGCCTACTCGCCGCTCGCCTTCGACTCCTCCACCTACGAGCTGTGGGTACCGCTGCTACGAGGGGGCCGAGCCATCATCCTGCCGAGCCAGGAGATCGACTCCCGTGAACTGGCCCGTACGATCGAGCAGCAAGGCGTCACTGCCCTCTACTTCACCACCGCGCTCTTCGACGCCATCGCTCAGGAATCGCCCCACTCGCTCGCCACCGTGCAGGAGGTCTGGACCGGCGGTGACGTACTGTCCACCGTCGCCCTGCGCCGCGTTCTCGACGCGTGCCCGGACACGACCGTCGTACACGTCTACGGGCCGACCGAGACCACCGTCTTCTGCAGCTACGAATCCTTCGGCCCCGACCGTCGGACAGCGACCGAACTGACCCTCGGCGTCCCGATGGCGAACACGGCAATGTACGTCCTGGATGCCGAGCTTCGCCCGGCCCCACCGGGTGTCGTCGCCGAACTCTATGTGGCGGGCACTCATCTTGCCCGCGGTTATGTGAATCGGCCTGGTCTGACTGCGGAACGTTTTGTTGCGAACCCGTTCGGTCCGCCTGGGTCTCGGATGTATCGCACGGGTGATTTGGTGCGGTGGCGTCGTGACGGATTGTTCGAGTTTGTCGGTCGTGCTGACCAGCAGGTGAAGTTGCGTGGTTTCCGAATCGAGCCTGGTGAGATTGAGGCGGCGCTGCTGGGCGCCGACGGTGTCGGTCAGGCAGTTGTGGTGGTGCGTGAGGATCGGCCTGGTGACAAGCGTTTGGTGGGTTATGTGGTGGGCACAGAGGGGGCGTCTGTGGACGCCGGGGCGCTGCGGCGTGCGGTGGCCATGGCGTTGCCCGATTACATGGTGCCCTCGGCCGTAGTCGTGCTTGACTGCCTGCCGCTGACCGCCCACGGCAAGCTCGATCGGGCTGCGTTGCCGGTGCCGCGCCTGGAAGGTGAGGAGGACGGCCGCGTACCGCGTACGGCGACGGAAGAGACACTGTGCTCGCTGTTCGCCGACGTGCTCGACGTGGGCCGAGTCAGCATCGACGACGACTTCTTCCACCTGGGCGGCCACTCCCTGCTCGCCACCCGCCTGGTCAGCCGCATCCGCAAAGCATTGGACACCGACGTGACCATGCGGGACGTGTTCGCACATACGACGGTAGCCGAGATCGCGGCGGTTATCGCGGAGCGTGCGAGTTCTCGCCGTCCTGAGCTGGTGGCCATGCGGCGCCCGAAGCGGATCCCCCTCTCATTCGCGCAGCGGCGGCTGTGGTTCCTGGGTGAACTGGAGGGTGCGTCGGCCACGTACAACATTCCGCTGTCGATTCGGCTCAGGGGTGGGCTTGATCCACAGGCGCTGCGTCTTGCTCTGCAGGATGTGCTGGGCCGGCATGAGTGCCTGCGAACCGTCTACCGACTGGATGAGCAGGAGCCTTACCAGTACGTCCGTCCAGTTGCCGATGTTGCGCTGACTTTGCCGGTTGTCGCGGTGGGGGAGGGGGTGCTGGCGGCACGGCTCGCCGAGTTGGCGGCCTGCACCTTTGATCTGGCGAATGACCTGCCGGTCCGCGCTCATCTGTTGCGGGTGGCCGAGGACGACCACGTGTTGTTGCTTGTGGTGCATCATATTGCGTCGGATGGCTGGTCGAACGGGCCGTTGCTGCGTGATCTCGCGCTGGCGTATGAGGCGCGGCTGGAGGGCCGAGCTGCCGACTGGGAGCCGCTGCCTGTGCAGTATGTGGACTACACGTTGTGGCAGCGTGAACTGTTGGGTGCGGTGAAGGATCCGCAGAGTCTGGCTGCCAGGCAGCTCGGCTACTGGCGAGATGTGCTGGCGGGGTTACCGGAGGAAGTGACGCTGCAGAGCGCGCGTCCCTCGCCCGCCACCGCTTCCTATCGGGGGGCGAGGGTGAGTGCGCAGCTGTCCGCACAGGTGCACGAGCAGCTGCAGTCCCTGGCCCGCGAGTCGGGTGCCTCCCTGTTCATGGCGGTGCATGCGGCGACCGCGGCTGTACTGACGCGGAGTGGTGCAGGCACGGATGTGCCCGTCGGCTCGCCGGTCACGGGCCGCACCGATCCCGCGCTGGACGACATGGTCGGGTTCTTCGTCAATACACTGGTGCTGCGCACGGATACCAGTGGTGATCCATCGTTCCTGGAACTCTTGGCCCGGGTCCGGGAGACGGACTTGGGTGCGTGGGCGCACCAGGACCTGCCGTTCGACCTTCTCGTCGAAGAACTCAACCCACAGCGATCCGCCGCTCGCCACCCCTTCTTCCAGATCATGCTCACCCTGGGCGACTCGATCACCCCCGCGCCCGAGCTCGTCGGCATGACCGCGGAGGTCACAGAGGCCCCGTTGGACACCGCACGCTTCGACCTGACGGTCAACTTCTTGGAGCGGCGGACCCCCGGAGGGCCTGGTGGTGTCGAGCTGCGTATCGACTACGCAGCCGACAGGTACGACGCAGAGACCGTCCAGGCATTTGCCGACCGCATCATTCGCTTCCTGGAGGCGGCCGTCGCCGACCCATCGCGGCCCATCGGCGACCTCGACATCCTGGACGCAGCGGAGTGGCGCCGTGTCATCGAACCGGTCACCGGTGACCTGTCGCCGCGTAGCCACACCACCTTGCCGGCCGTCATCAGTGGTCATGCGGCCACCATCCCGGACGCTGCGGCAGTGGTTCTCGGTGAACGCTGCCTCAGCTACGCGGAGTTGGAGGAATACGCCAATCGCTTCGCGCACCGCCTCGTCGAGGTGGGCGTGGGATCCGAGACCCGGGTGGCGCTCCTGCTGGGCCGGTCCCTGGAGGTGCCGGTCTCAATTCTGGCCATTCTCAAGGCAGGTGGAGCGTATGTGCCTGTCGACACCGATTACCCCAAGGCCAGGATCCAGCAGATCCTCACAGCCGCCTCTGCGTCGATCGTTGTCACCGCCCGCGACATGACAGGCCTGGACCTGCCCGAGGGCATCACCGCCCTGCCCGCTCCGGAGCTGAACGGCTTCAGCCCCGGCGGGACGCAGACGCCCGCGCCGGACGTAGACATTCACCCGGACCAGCTCGCCTGCACCGTGTTCACCTCGGGCTCCACCGGCATTCCCAAGGGGGTCGGCAACACCCACCGAAACATCGTCGACCTGAGCCTCGACCAAGCTTTCGCGACCGGCGCGCACGATCGCATGCTGCAGCACTCCCCGCTGACCTTCGACGTCCTCGCCTACGAGATGTGGGTGCCCCTGCTGGTCGGCGGTACCGTGATCGTCGCGCCGCCAGGCGACCTGGACGCGATCTCGGTGGAGCAGCTGATCGCCGAGTTCCGGGTACGGAGTCTGTGGCTCACCGCCGGACTCTTCCACGTCATGGCCGAGGAAAACCCGAGCGGTTTCGCCGGGCTACAAGAGGTCTGGACGGGCGGTGACGTAGTCGCGCCAGCGGCGGCACGCCGGGTCATGGAGCACTGCCCGGGCACTACCGTTGTCAACGGTTACGGGCCGACCGAGACCACCGTCTTCGCCACCTGCTACCCGTTGCCGCGAAACACCGTGTATCAGGGTTCGTTGCCCATCGGGCTGCCTCTCGACAACACCGGGACGTACACACTGGACGACGCGCTTCGCCCGGTGCCCGCCGGTGTCGTGGGCGAGCTGTACATCGGTGGTCCCGGCCTTGCCCGCGGTTATGTGAATCGGCCTGGTTTGACTGCGGAACGTTTTGTTGCGAACCCGTTCGGTCCGCCTGGGTCTCGGATGTATCGCACGGGTGATTTGGTGCGGTGGCGTCGTGACGGATTGTTCGAGTTTGTCGGTCGTGCTGACCAGCAGGTGAAGTTGCGTGGTTTCCGAATCGAGCCTGGTGAGATTGAGGCGGCGCTGCTGGGCGCCGACGGTGTCGGTCAGGCAGTTGTGGTGGTGCGTGAGGATCGGCCTGGTGACAAGCGTTTGGTGGGTTATGTGGTGGGCACAGAGGGGGCGTCTGTGGACGCCGGGGCGCTGCGGCGTGCGGTGGCCATGGCGTTGCCCGATTACATGGTGCCCTCGGCCGTAGTCGTGCTTGACTGCCTGCCGCTGACCGCCCACGGCAAGCTCGATCGGGCTGCGTTGCCGGTGCCGCGCCTGGAAGGTGAGGAGGACGGCCGCGTACCGCGTACGGCGACGGAAGAGACACTGTGCTCGCTGTTCGCCGACGTGCTCGACGTGGGCCGAGTCAGCATCGACGACGACTTCTTCCACCTGGGCGGCCACTCCCTGCTCGCCACCCGCCTGGTCAGCCGCATCCGCAAAGCATTGGACACCGACGTGACCGTCCGAGACATCTTCGAGGCCCCGACAGTCGCGGAGCTCGCTGAACGGGTGAGCCGGGCCAAGCCTTCCCGTCGGCCCAAGCTGGCGTCGCTACGCCGGACGGGAGCCAGCTCATGA
- a CDS encoding GHMP family kinase ATP-binding protein — translation MYSAEAKFTPVHRDDTGLTVWPRWKSKARRAAELTLTEARLPVQGHLELSGDVPPCRGFGSSTSDVLAAIGAVRDAFSLSLPAEQVARLAVQAETASDSLMFVSSAVLFAHREGVIIEDFEHPLPPVQVLGFGCRPQAGGRGTDTMALPPARYTAAEIQQFTRLRKVLRDAVLSKDVGLLGTVATASTRMNQRHLPIPALERILAIVEDVGAVGLQTAHSGDIAGVIFDRDDPAVDTYIERAQQMLGDAGILEQWKFTTDD, via the coding sequence ATGTACTCCGCGGAAGCGAAGTTCACCCCGGTGCACCGGGACGATACCGGGCTCACGGTGTGGCCGAGGTGGAAGAGCAAGGCGCGGCGTGCCGCCGAACTCACGCTGACCGAGGCGCGGCTGCCGGTCCAAGGGCATCTGGAACTCTCCGGTGATGTGCCCCCTTGCCGCGGCTTCGGCTCCTCCACAAGCGACGTGCTCGCCGCGATCGGTGCTGTCAGGGACGCGTTCTCGCTATCGCTGCCCGCGGAGCAAGTGGCGCGACTCGCGGTGCAGGCCGAAACAGCGTCGGATTCGCTGATGTTCGTCTCGTCCGCTGTGCTCTTCGCCCACCGGGAGGGAGTGATCATCGAAGACTTCGAGCACCCACTGCCCCCTGTGCAGGTCCTCGGCTTCGGCTGCAGGCCGCAGGCCGGCGGCCGGGGCACGGACACAATGGCGCTGCCGCCCGCCAGATACACGGCCGCCGAGATCCAGCAGTTCACCCGGCTGCGGAAGGTGCTTCGAGATGCCGTACTGAGCAAGGACGTTGGTCTGCTGGGCACGGTCGCCACCGCCAGCACTCGTATGAACCAGCGCCATCTGCCGATCCCTGCCCTCGAACGCATCCTCGCAATCGTCGAGGATGTCGGCGCGGTCGGGCTTCAGACCGCCCACAGCGGCGACATCGCGGGGGTCATCTTCGACCGAGACGACCCCGCCGTCGACACCTACATCGAGCGCGCCCAACAGATGTTGGGTGACGCCGGAATCCTGGAGCAATGGAAGTTCACGACTGATGACTGA